One Camelina sativa cultivar DH55 chromosome 3, Cs, whole genome shotgun sequence genomic window carries:
- the LOC104776301 gene encoding uncharacterized protein LOC104776301: protein MDMYKDDSSPYCYFHPKEEYVGVCPLCLNERLLVLASKQRSSRTKHSSSSPIISLPKIFALSSLLSRLDLRHRKFHPSSDLDVSTSQEDSFISIKFENDGNASWEKKAVVTTKVCVDNTTNSTCKKQQSPIKSSTSIVEHTTAKSSLRWRKRIGHLFHVIRLRSGSSTTSCHVASSKVEGAKVRKQGWMVRTLTRRKSRKSKS, encoded by the exons ATGGATATGTACAAAGATGATAGCTCACCATACTGTTATTTCCATCCAAAAGAAGAATATGTTGGAGTTTGTCCACTCTGTTTGAATGAGAGGCTTCTTGTTTTAGCTTCAAAACAGAGATCATCAAGAACTAAACactcttcctcttcaccaatcATCAGCCTCCCCAAGATCTTCGCCTTGAGCTCCCTCCTCAGTCGCCTCGATCTCCGTCACCGTAAATTCCATCCCTCCTCCGATCTTGACGTCTCCACAAGCCAAGAAg attcTTTCATATCAATAAAATTCGAAAACGATGGAAACGCGTCGTGGGAGAAGAAAGCAGTAGTGACAACAAAGGTTTGTGTAGACAACACAACAAACTCAACATGCAAGAAGCAGCAATCCCCTATAAAGAGCAGCACCAGTATCGTAGAGCACACCACTGCCAAGTCATCGCTTAGGTGGCGCAAGCGGATTGGTCATCTCTTCCACGTTATCAGACTCAGGTCAGGATCGTCCACCACTTCTTGTCACGTGGCATCATCCAAGGTCGAAGGAGCCAAAGTGAGGAAACAGGGTTGGATGGTGAGGACCTTAACCAGAAGAAAATCGAGGAAAAGTAaaagttga
- the LOC104776306 gene encoding WAT1-related protein At1g21890-like, giving the protein MGSEKMWGGLMNRVKPYLAMISMQFGYAGMYIITMVSLKHGMNHYILAVYRHAIATAVIAPFALFHERKIRPKMTFRIFLQIALLGFIEPVLDQNLYYVGMTYTSATFASATANVLPAITFVLAIIFRLESVNFKKVRSIAKVVGTVITVSGALLMTLYKGPIVDFIRFGGGGGGEGSSDGSSHSGAGAAAMDKHWIPGTLMLLGRTFGWAGFFILQSFTLKKYSAPLSLTALICLMGTLEGTAVSLVTVRDLSAWKIGFDSNLFAAAYSGVICSGVAYYVQGVVMRERGPVFVATFNPLCVVITAALGVVVLSESIHLGSVIGTLFIIVGLYTVVWGKGKDKRMTDDDDEYSKELPVKSPVKPIDTGKSLACVPEMKAKEGQETNKATQVEV; this is encoded by the exons atgGGTAGTGAGAAAATGTGGGGAGGGTTAATGAATAGAGTTAAACCATACTTAGCAATGATATCTATGCAATTTGGTTATGCTGGTATGTACATAATCACCATGGTCTCTCTTAAGCATGGCATGAACCATTACATCCTAGCAGTTTATCGCCATGCAATCGCCACCGCCGTCATCGCTCCGTTTGCTCTTTTTCATGAAAG GAAAATAAGGCCCAAGATGACGTTCCGAATATTCCTCCAAATTGCGCTGCTCGGTTTTATTGA GCCGGTGCTGGATCAGAATCTCTATTACGTCGGGATGACTTACACCTCAGCAACTTTCGCTTCTGCTACGGCTAATGTCCTTCCCGCCATCACCTTCGTCTTGGCCATCATTTTCag attaGAGAGCGTGAACTTTAAGAAGGTACGAAGCATAGCCAAAGTTGTGGGAACGGTGATCACAGTATCCGGAGCACTTCTCATGACTCTCTACAAAGGTCCTATCGTTGACTTTATCAGATTCggcggtggcggaggaggagaaggaagcaGTGACGGTTCCTCCCACAGTGGTGCAGGAGCGGCGGCGATGGACAAACACTGGATTCCGGGAACACTTATGTTGTTGGGAAGAACTTTTGGTTGGGCCGGTTTCTTCATTCTACAA TCGTTTACACTGAAGAAGTACTCAGCTCCGCTGTCGCTAACCGCGTTGATATGTTTAATGGGAACGTTGGAAGGAACAGCCGTCTCATTGGTAACGGTACGTGACTTGAGTGCTTGGAAGATCGGCTTCGACTCTAACCTCTTCGCTGCCGCATACTCC GGGGTGATATGTTCGGGAGTGGCGTATTACGTGCAAGGAGTAGTGATGAGAGAAAGAGGACCAGTTTTTGTTGCGACATTTAATCCACTTTGTGTCGTTATAACTGCTGCTCTTGGTGTTGTTGTCTTGTCTGAAAGTATTCATCTCGGAAg TGTGATTGGAACGTTATTTATAATCGTGGGCCTATACACTGTTGTATGGGGGAAAGGCAAAGACAAGAGAATGACTGATGATGACGACGAATATAGCAAAGAACTTCCGGTTAAGAGTCCGGTTAAACCGATAGATACCGGTAAAAGCTTAGCCTGTGTACCCGAGATGAAAGCTAAAGAAGGTCAGGAGACTAATAAGGCTACTCAAGTTGAGGTTTAA
- the LOC104776298 gene encoding F-box protein 7 produces the protein MTSDALTIPSELESALRLRTVQYFITKRPWLDLYGVHVRPVAPCGSTSSIPHYDPALIHRCLPDELLFEVFARMMPYDLGRAACVCRKWRYTVRNPVFWRNACLKAWQTTGVIENYNILQSTYDGSWRKMWLLRSRVRTDGLYVSRNTYIRAGIAEWKITNPVHIVCYYRYIRFYPSGRFLYKNSSQKLKDVAKYMNFKASSKSDNLYRGTYTLSMSDDKIEAAVLYPGTTPTVLRIRLRLRGTAIGANNRMDLLSLVTSGVNDDEVSNTEEDILGLVEGWEDDETHNPDIPAVSHKRGMTPFVFVPFEEVDQSVLNLPPDKMDYFVTG, from the exons ATGACTTCAG ATGCTCTCACTATACCATCTGAGCTCGAATCTGCGTTGCGGCTCAGGACTGTCCAATACTTTATCACTAAGAGGCCTTGGCTTG ATCTCTATGGAGTCCATGTGAGGCCTGTGGCACCATGCGGAAGTACAAGCAGTATACCCCATTATGATCCAGCTTTGATTCATCGTTGCTTGCCTGATGAGCTTCTTTTCGAG GTGTTTGCTCGGATGATGCCTTATGACTTAGGTAGAGCAGCTTGTGTATGCCGAAAGTGGAGGTACACTGTTCGAAACCCTGTCTTCTGGCGTAATGCTTGCTTGAAAGCTTGGCAGACTACTGGTGTTATCGAAAACTATAACATCTTGCAGTCTACATATGATGGATCTTGGAGGAAAATGTGGCTTCTTAGATCCAGAGTTCGTACTGATG GTCTTTATGTGAGTAGGAATACTTACATTCGAGCTGGGATTGCTGAGTGGAAAATTACAAATCCAGTTCATATA GTTTGTTATTACCGCTACATAAGATTCTACCCATCTGGCAGATTTCTTTACAAG AACTCATCGCAGAAATTGAAGGATGTTGCCAAGTACATGAACTTTAAGGCTTCTTCTAAATCTGACAATCTTTACAGAGGCACCTATACATTGTCAATGTCAGATGATAAG ATTGAAGCAGCTGTTCTGTACCCAGGGACAACCCCTACGGTCTTAAGGATCCGTTTAAG GTTAAGAGGAACAGCGATTGGAGCGAATAACCGGATGGATTTGTTGTCACTTGTGACAAGTGGTGTGAACGATGACGAAGTAAGCAACACAGAAGAAGACATTCTTGGCCTAGTTGAAGGTTGGGAAGACGATGAAACTCACAACCCGGATATACCTGCTGTCTCACACAAGAGGGGTATGACTCCATTCGTCTTCGTTCCTTTCGAAGAG GTTGATCAATCTGTTTTGAACTTGCCACCGGATAAAATGGATTACTTTGTCACcggctaa
- the LOC104776302 gene encoding urease accessory protein F, with product MEETIEEDERSESVVLLRSSCITQWSQWQLLDSILPTGGFAHSFGLEAAVQTRLVSSPEDLETHIIHLLDNTASLLLPFVYSALKSPDLETWHKLDRVLDATLTNQVSSKASVSQGSALFRIAASVFTEIPYLKTIRDASLGSKNVCFHHAPIFGLVCGLLGMDSETSQRAYLFVTLRDVVSAATRLNLVGPMGASVMQHRIAIVAETILEKWMDREAGEACQTSPLLDVVQGCHGYLFSRLFCS from the coding sequence ATGGAAGAAACGATTGAGGAAGACGAAAGAAGCGAGAGTGTTGTGTTGTTAAGATCATCTTGTATTACCCAGTGGAGTCAGTGGCAATTACTTGATTCAATTTTACCAACAGGAGGTTTTGCTCATTCCTTTGGTCTTGAAGCAGCTGTTCAGACTCGGTTAGTTTCATCTCCTGAAGATTTGGAAACTCATATCATTCATCTGTTGGATAACACTGCTAGCTTGTTACTTCCTTTTGTCTACTCTGCTCTCAAGTCTCCTGATTTAGAGACATGGCACAAACTAGACCGGGTTCTTGACGCCACTTTAACCAACCAAGTCTCTTCAAAGGCCTCGGTTTCACAAGGATCAGCGTTGTTTCGCATAGCTGCTTCGGTTTTCACTGAGATCCCTTATCTGAAAACGATTCGGGACGCCTCTTTGGGGTCCAAGAACGTGTGTTTCCACCATGCCCCTATATTTGGGCTTGTGTGTGGTCTACTCGGCATGGATTCCGAGACTTCTCAGAGAGCTTACCTGTTTGTAACGCTGAGAGATGTTGTCTCGGCTGCTACGAGATTGAACTTAGTTGGACCGATGGGTGCTTCGGTGATGCAGCATCGCATTGCTATTGTCGCTGAAACTATTTTAGAGAAATGGATGGATCGTGAAGCTGGCGAAGCGTGTCAGACGTCTCCTTTACTGGACGTTGTGCAAGGTTGTCACGGTTACTTGTTTTCGAGACTGTTTTGCTCTTGA
- the LOC104776297 gene encoding acetyltransferase At1g77540-like: MATKEKPKIVWNEGRHRFETEDHEAFIEYKMKNEGSKVIMDLVRTFVPPSKAGLGLASYLCVAAFEHASEHSFSIVPTCSYVSDTFLPRNPSWKHLVYSEDSKTIKSSI; this comes from the exons atggcGACGAAGGAGAAACCGAAGATCGTGTGGAACGAAGGGAGGCATAGATTCGAGACGGAGGATCACGAAGCTTTCATAGAATACAAGATGAAGAACGAAGGTAGTAAAGTCATCATGGATCTGGTTCGAACCTTTGTACCGCCGTCGAAAGCAGGATTAGGTTTGGCTTCGTATCTCTGCGTCGCCGCCTTCGAACACGCCTCCGAACACTCTTTCTCCATCGTCCCCACTTGCTCCTACGTCTCC gataCGTTTCTTCCTCGGAACCCATCGTGGAAGCATCTGGTTTACTCAGAGGATTCCAAGACCATCAAGTCTAGCATCTGA
- the LOC104776299 gene encoding BTB/POZ domain-containing protein At1g21780, producing MGDTKVETISRLAQWRIENFGPCSFKKSDPFKVGIWNWHLSIERNRYLSVRLFPELSRVAKEQPPVAKFVLRVSNVGPNRRFYISPVYEKLLRTTDDCVWHVDSSFHGRFTIDVEFLDLKIFPLNGGEASPVWPTDETMQSISTQTTLKCLSRMLEESILTDVTIHTADGTLSAHKAILSASSTVFKSMFHHDLKEKESSTIHIDDMSRESCMALLSYLYGNITQEDFWKHRLALLGAANKYDITDLKASCEESLMEDINSGNVLERLQEAWLYQLEKLKKGCLMYLFDFGKIYDVREEISSFFRQADRELMLEMFQEVLSVWKPV from the exons atgGGGGACACGAAGGTGGAGACAATCTCGAGGTTAGCTCAATGGAGGATTGAGAATTTTGGACCTTGCTCTTTCAAAAAATCAGATCCTTTCAAAGTTGGGATTTGGAATTG GCATCTGTCAATAGAGAGGAACCGTTATTTATCAGTGAGGCTATTCCCAGAACTGTCTAGAGTAGCTAAGGAGCAACCTCCTGTTGCCAAATTTGTTCTTCGTGTCTCCAACGTTGGTCCTAATCGTAGATTCTACATCTCTCCTG TTTATGAAAAACTACTGCGTACAACTGATGATTGTGTGTGGCATGTGGATTCCAGCTTCCACGGTCGATTCACCATTGATGTCGAGtttcttgatctcaaaatcttccCTTTGAAT GGTGGTGAAGCTTCACCTGTTTGGCCAACTGATGAAACAATGCAATCAATCTCAACACAAACCACTCTCAAATGTTTATCCCGGATGCTAGAggaaagcatcctaaccgatgtAACAATCCACACAGCCGACGGCACGCTCTCTGCTCACAAAGCCATCCTCTCGGCTAGCTCAACGGTATTCAAAAGCATGTTCCACCACGACCTCAAGGAAAAAGAATCATCCACAATCCACATCGACGACATGTCAAGAGAATCTTGCATGGCTCTCCTAAGTTACCTCTACGGGAACATAACCCAAGAAGACTTCTGGAAACACAGGCTCGCTCTACTCGGTGCTGCAAACAAGTACGACATAACGGATTTGAAAGCGTCATGCGAGGAAAGCTTAATGGAAGATATAAACTCGGGTAATGTGCTCGAGAGGCTACAAGAAGCATGGCTTTATCAGCTGGAGAAACTGAAGAAAGGGTGTCTGATGTACTTGTTTGATTTCGGAAAGATTTATGATGTCAGAGAAGAAATCAGTAGTTTCTTCAGGCAAGCTGATCGAGAACTGATGCTTGAGATGTTCCAAGAGGTTTTATCAGTTTGGAAACCGGTCTAA
- the LOC104776307 gene encoding lysM domain-containing GPI-anchored protein 1 — MKNPENPIFFLFVSLILASSLVFTATAKSTIEPCSSNDTCNSLLGYTLYTDLKVSEVASLFQVDPISVLLANAIDISYPDVENHILPSKLFLKIPITCSCVDGIRKSVSTHYKTRPSDTLASIADSVYGGLVSSEQIQEANSVNDPSLLDVGTSLVIPLPCACFNGTDNSLPAVYLSYVVREIDTLVGIARRYSTTITDLMNVNAMGGPDVSSGDILAVPLSACASKFPSYATDFGLIVPNGSYALAAGHCVQCSCALGSRNLYCEPASLAVSCSSMQCRNSNLMLGNITVLQSSAGCNVTTCDYNGFANGTILTMLTRSLQPRCPGPQQFAPLLAPPDTVPKDLMYAPAPSPDFDGPGLIASSPRSSVLPSSGGSFPGNPANGPAGSVSTASSSISHFCITFLVSIASFSFVFSS, encoded by the exons ATGAAAAACCCAGAAAaccccatcttcttcttgttcgtcTCACTGATTCTAGCTTCGAGTCTCGTCTTCACAGCGACGGCGAAATCAACAATCGAGCCTTGCTCAAGCAACGACACTTGCAACTCTTTACTCGGCTACACACTCTACACCGACCTCAAAGTCTCCGAAGTCGCGTCTCTCTTCCAAGTCGACCCAATCTCTGTCCTTTTAGCTAACGCCATCGACATCTCTTACCCAGACGTCGAGAACCATATCCTTCCTTCCAAGCTCTTCCTCAAAATCCCAATCACTTGCTCCTGCGTCGACGGTATCAGGAAATCTGTCTCCACCCATTACAAGACCCGACCTTCAGATACTCTAGCATCCATTGCTGACTCTGTTTACGGAGGTTTGGTCTCTTCCGAGCAGATCCAGGAAGCTAACTCTGTCAATGACCCGTCTTTGCTCGATGTTGGGACCAGTCTTGTTATACCCTTGCCTTGCGCTTGTTTCAATGGCACCGACAATTCTTTGCCCGCTGTTTATTTGTCGTATGTTGTTAGGGAGATTGATACATTGGTCGGAATCGCCAGGAGGTATTCGACTACTATTACTGATTTGATGAATGTGAATGCTATGGGTGGTCCTGATGTTAGTTCTGGAGATATTCTTGCTGTTCCTTTGTCAG CTTGTGCTTCAAAGTTCCCCAGCTACGCCACGGATTTCGGATTGATTGTCCCAAATGGTAGCTACGCTCTAGCTGCAGGTCACTGTGTGCAATGTAGCTGTGCGCTTGGGAGTCGCAA TTTGTATTGTGAGCCTGCTTCTTTAGCCGTATCATGCTCAAGTATGCAGTGTAGAAACAGTAACCTCATGCTTGGTAACATCACTGTGCTGCAGAGTAGCGCTGGCTGTAATGTTACAACCTGTGATTACAATGGTTTTGCCAACGGCACTATCTTGACCAT GCTGACCAGGTCTCTTCAACCCCGATGTCCCG GACCTCAACAATTTGCGCCGCTTCTAGCTCCACCGGATACTGTTCCTAAGGATCTAATGTACGCACCAGCACCTTCACCGGATTTTGATGGTCCTGGATTGATAGCATCTTCACCAAGATCATCTGTGCTTCCTTCAAGCGGTGGTTCCTTCCCAGGTAACCCTGCTAATGGTCCAGCCGGTAGCGTCTCAACCGCCTCCTCCTCAATTAGTCACTTCTGTATCACATTTCTCGTCTCCATTGcttctttctcctttgttttctcATCTTGA
- the LOC104776308 gene encoding transmembrane emp24 domain-containing protein p24delta5: MAISRIAQASWILTVVLLLLTVNYGEAVWLTIPASGGTKCVSEEIQSNVVVLADYYIVDEHNPEHTPAVSSKVTSPYGNNLHHQENVTHGQFAFTTQEAGNYLACFWVDASLKLANPLTLGVDWKMGIAAKDWDSVAKKEKIEGVELQLRRLEGLVQAIRENINYIKDREAEMREVSEKTNSRVAWFSIMSLGVCVVVAGTQILYLKRYFHKKKLI, translated from the exons ATGGCGATTAGTAGAATTGCTCAAGCGTCGTGGATTCTTACGGTGGTATTGTTGTTGCTGACGGTTAATTACGGGGAAGCTGTATGGTTGACGATCCCGGCGTCGGGAGGGACAAAGTGTGTCTCTGAGGAGATACAGAGCAACGTCGTCGTTTTGGCTGATTACTATATTGTCGATGAGCATAATCCTGAACACACACCTGCTGTTTCTTCTAAG GTAACATCTCCTTATGGGAACAACCTTCATCACCAAGAAAATGTGACACATGGTCAGTTTGCATTTACAACTCAAGAAGCTGGTAACTACTTGGCTTGTTTTTGGGTTGATGCCAGTCTAAAGCTAGCTAATCCTCTTACCCTTGGGGTTGATTGGAAGATGGGTATTGCTGCCAAAGATTGGGACTCTGTTGCTAAAAAGGAAAAGATCGAG GGTGTTGAGCTTCAGTTGAGGAGACTCGAAGGGTTAGTGCAGGCGATTCGTGAGAACATAAATTACATCAAAGACAG GGAAGCCGAGATGCGGGAAGTGAGTGAAAAAACTAACTCAAGAGTGGCTTGGTTCAGTATAATGTCACTTGGGGTCTGCGTTGTGGTTGCTGGTACACAGATATTGTACCTGAAGCGGTATTTCCACAAGAAGAAGCTCATCTAA
- the LOC104776300 gene encoding TLC domain-containing protein 2-like — translation MARNGTGSTGGKKNGAGQFFLATLLLWLVSVVFEIVFNLRNELLWVICGGCFFQLMNWVVRSWISRDPLFVNTSVSLLHSIVTSASVVFILLNQCLAKGLDEMFDHSELVGGTWKWAYPALCFSCGYFAYDQWDMLQYRLYSGLIPSILVHHLVLLVCFTLALYRNVTINYLILTLICEMHSIFLHVRKLRRMAGIRDSNTALVKLEWVLNWTTFVFARCIPHILITVKLIKDAHKFGKGVELPLALSGMTGMNILNVGLGLDLFHAFRRERSTKRNQENINHRNHGE, via the exons ATGGCGAGGAACGGGACTGGGAGCACGGGAGGGAAGAAGAATGGAGCAGGGCAGTTCTTTCTAGCGACGCTGCTTCTATGGCTAGTCTCCGTCGTGTTTGAGATTGTTTTCAATCTCCGGAACGAGCTTCTATGGGTGATATGCGGTGGATGCTTCTTTCAATTGATGAATTGGGTGGTTCGTTCGTGGATTTCTCGTGACCCTCTCTTTGTTAACACCTCTGTCTCGCTTTTGCACTCTATCGTTACCTCCGCATCAG TGGTTTTTATTCTGCTCAATCAATGCTTAGCCAAAGGGTTAGACGAGATGTTCGATCATTCTGAGTTGGTTGGTGGTACTTGGAAATGGGCATATCCAGCTTTGTGTTTCTCATGCGGCTACTTTGCATATGACCAGTGGGATATGCTTCAGTACCGTTTATACAGCGGCTTAATACCTTCAATTCTAGTTCACCATCTCGTCCTCCTTGTTTGCTTCACATTGGCTCTGTACCGAAATGTAACCATCAACTACCTGATTCTTACTCTCATTTGTGAG ATGCATTCGATCTTTCTGCACGTGAGGAAGCTAAGGAGAATGGCGGGAATCCGAGACAGTAACACGGCATTGGTGAAACTGGAGTGGGTACTAAACTGGACAACCTTTGTGTTTGCGAGGTGCATTCCTCACATTCTCATCACTGTCAAGCTCATCAAAGACGCACACAAGTTTGGGAAAGGCGTGGAGTTACCGCTAGCGCTGTCTGGTATGACGGGAATGAACATCCTCAATGTCGGGCTAGGATTGGATCTGTTTCATGCTTTTAGAAGAGAGAGAAGtacaaaaagaaatcaagagAACATCAATCATCGCAACCATGGAGAATGA
- the LOC104776303 gene encoding pumilio homolog 15-like: protein MKHLLVFLIFYGQCTIGNVFALPNKLNIWNDLDPNHKHTTLFVHCKSGTIDKGPQYVPHGILYQFPIKENSWLRNTLFWCTFRHGPNYKYEQKFDVYKSRSHKVPQGSIYEWIVKEDGIYFRINTAPMHKVHNWKLA from the coding sequence atgaaacaTCTCTtagtttttctaatattttatgGCCAATGCACCATTGGTAATGTATTCGCGCTCCCAAACAAGCTCAATATATGGAACGATCTCGATCCCAATCACAAACACACAACCCTCTTTGTGCATTGTAAATCTGGAACTATCGACAAAGGACCACAATATGTGCCGCATGGAATACTATATCAATTTCCTATCAAAGAGAACTCCTGGTTAAGAAATACTCTTTTTTGGTGTACTTTTAGACATGGACCTAACTATAAGTATGAACAAAAATTTGATGTGTATAAATCCAGATCCCATAAAGTACCTCAGGGAAGCATATATGAATGGATAGTTAAGGAAGATGGAATTTATTTTAGGATAAATACCGCTCCAATGCATAAGGTGCATAATTGGAAGTTAGCATAA
- the LOC104776304 gene encoding uncharacterized protein LOC104776304, whose translation MAAQVSKKICSSMIIVILITMMFSISAQVSHSNACVKDCVVNQCMKASKKTTPAICDNPCKMLCDPINGGQYIVSPGESPIKRFCRQFSWICT comes from the coding sequence ATGGCAGCTCAAGTATCAAAGAAAATCTGCAGTTCAATGATTATTGTAATTCTAATAACAatgatgttttcaatttcagCACAAGTTTCTCATTCCAACGCGTGTGTCAAAGATTGTGTCGTAAACCAGTGCATGAAAGCATCAAAAAAAACGACTCCAGCCATATGTGATAACCCTTGCAAGATGCTATGTGATCCTATCAACGGTGGGCAATACATTGTCTCTCCAGGTGAGAGTCCCATTAAAAGGTTTTGCAGACAATTTAGCTGGATATGTACCTAA